Below is a genomic region from Bordetella pertussis 18323.
CCTTGCCATTGGTCTGTGGGCGGTAAGGTCGGGTAAAGCGGTGCTTGATGCCCAGCTCATGGCACAGCGCGGCGAAGGCGCGGCTGCGAAAGGCCGAGCCATTGTCGGTGAGCAAGCGCTGGATGGTCACGCCCAGGCGCTGGTAGTAGGCCACTGCGTCCTTGAGGAACTGGACGGCGCTGGGGAAGCGCTCGTCGGGGTGGATGTCGGTGAAGGCCACGCGGGCGTGGTCATCGATGGCCACGAAGACGAAGTCCCAGCCGGCCCCCTCAACGGTATCGCGTCGGTTGCCCGTGACCCGGTGGCCAGGGCGCTGGATACGTCCCAGCTTCTTGATGTCGATGTGCAGCAGATCGCCGGGGGCCTGATGCTCGTAGCGCACCACCGGCTCGGCCGGCTCCAGGTCGGCCAGGTGCGACAGACCGGCGCGGGCCAGGACGCGGCTGACGGTGCTGGCTGACACGCCCAGCGCCTGGGCGATGCGCGCTTGGGTCAGCCGCTTGCGGCGCAGCTCCACGATAGCCAGCGCCTTGGCCGGCGCAATCGCTCGGGGCGAGACCGTCGGGCGCGAGGACGCATCGGCCAAGCCCGCCTGGCCCTGAGCCAGGAAGCGGCCCAGCCATTTGCGCACAGTCGGCGCGGTGACCCCATAGGCGCGGGCCGCTTCAGGCACACAAACTTGATGGGCGATCAATTGCTGGACCATTTCGAGTCGACGTAGGAAGGTCAATCGGGCATGCTTATGGGTGTTCATCCGGCCGGGCTCCTTGAGTGAACTGGGGAGTTGGCGATTTCCAGTTTCTCAAATCCGGTTCGGATGAACCATGCATACAACCTATTGAATCTTCACACCTAGCGTGCCGTACCCCGAGAAGGATGAACGCAATGACCAACAAGACCCTCACTACCGCCGCCGGTGCGCCGGTTGCCGACAACAACAACACCATGACGGCGGGGCCGCGCGGCCCCGCCCTGCTGCAGGACGTCTGGTTCCTGGAGAAACTGGCCCACTTCGACCGTGAACGCATTCCCGAGCGCGTGGTGCACGCCAAAGGCTCGGGCGCCTATGGCACCTTCACGGTCACGCATGACATTTCCCGCTACACGCGCGCCAGGATCTTCGCCGAAGTCGGCAAGCAGACGCCGTTGTTCCTGCGCTTTTCGACCGTGGCCGGCGAGCGCGGCGCGGCCGACGCCGAACGTGACGTGCGTGGCTTCGCCATCAAGTTCTATACCGACGAAGGCAACTGGGACCTGGTCGGCAACAACACGCCCGTGTTCTTCATTCGCGATCCGCTCAAGTTCCCCGACTTCATCCATACCCAGAAGCGCGACCCCAAGACCAACCTGCGCAACGCCACCGCCGCCTGGGACTTCTGGTCGCTCAACCCGGAATCGCTGCACCAGGTCACCATCCTGATGAGCGATCGCGGACTGCCGCAGAACTATCGCCAGCAGCACGGCTTCGGCTCGCATACCTACAGCTTCGTCAACGACGCCGGCGAGCGTTTCTACGTCAAGTTCCACTTCAAGTCGCAGCAAGGCATCGCCTGTTATACGGACGGCGAAGCCGCCGAGCTGGTCGGCCGCGATCGCGAAAGCGCGCAGCGCGACCTGTTCCAGAACATCGAGCAGGGCCAGTTCCCGCGCTGGACGCTCAAGGTGCAGGTAATGCCCGAAGCCGAGGCCGCCACCTATCACATCAACCCGTTCGACCTGACCAAGGTGTGGCCGCATGCCGACTACCCCTTGATCGAAGTGGGCGTGCTGGAACTGAACAAGAACCCCGAGAACTATTTCGCCGAAGTCGAACAGGCCGCGTTCACGCCGGCCAATGTGGTGCCGGGCATCGGCTTTTCGCCCGACAAGATGCTGCAGGGTCGCCTGTTCTCGTACGGCGACACCCATCGCTACCGCCTGGGCATCAACCACCATCAGATTCCCGTCAATGCGCCGCGCT
It encodes:
- a CDS encoding IS481-like element IS481 family transposase yields the protein MNTHKHARLTFLRRLEMVQQLIAHQVCVPEAARAYGVTAPTVRKWLGRFLAQGQAGLADASSRPTVSPRAIAPAKALAIVELRRKRLTQARIAQALGVSASTVSRVLARAGLSHLADLEPAEPVVRYEHQAPGDLLHIDIKKLGRIQRPGHRVTGNRRDTVEGAGWDFVFVAIDDHARVAFTDIHPDERFPSAVQFLKDAVAYYQRLGVTIQRLLTDNGSAFRSRAFAALCHELGIKHRFTRPYRPQTNGKAERFIQSALREWAYAHTYQNSQHRADAMKSWLHHYNWHRPHQGIGRAVPISRLNLDEYNLLTVHS
- a CDS encoding catalase, whose product is MTNKTLTTAAGAPVADNNNTMTAGPRGPALLQDVWFLEKLAHFDRERIPERVVHAKGSGAYGTFTVTHDISRYTRARIFAEVGKQTPLFLRFSTVAGERGAADAERDVRGFAIKFYTDEGNWDLVGNNTPVFFIRDPLKFPDFIHTQKRDPKTNLRNATAAWDFWSLNPESLHQVTILMSDRGLPQNYRQQHGFGSHTYSFVNDAGERFYVKFHFKSQQGIACYTDGEAAELVGRDRESAQRDLFQNIEQGQFPRWTLKVQVMPEAEAATYHINPFDLTKVWPHADYPLIEVGVLELNKNPENYFAEVEQAAFTPANVVPGIGFSPDKMLQGRLFSYGDTHRYRLGINHHQIPVNAPRCPFHSFHRDGMGRVDGNGGATLNYEPNSFGEWREAKHAAEPPLALDGQAADRWNHRVDEDYYSQPGALFRLMNDDQKQQLFGNIGRHMAGVPEEIQRRQLEHFRRADPAYAAGVAKALGLK